A genomic window from Streptomyces mirabilis includes:
- a CDS encoding TetR/AcrR family transcriptional regulator, protein MNHSQQRAVDRPRARGTDRSLARRAELIAIGRKLFADTSYDALSMDDIARQAHVAKGLIYYYFKSKRGYYLAIVEDSVADLISRAASGLELPPVERVHRTIDGYLRYAEHNQAAYRTIITGGVGFDTDVQTIREGVREVIVETIAEGAYGRRKIAPLPRMALLGWLYSVEGATLDWIGNPALSRDTVRELLVKMLGGAMRAVEELDPTYRAPQPARREA, encoded by the coding sequence TTGAATCATAGTCAACAGCGCGCCGTCGACCGCCCCCGGGCGCGCGGCACCGATCGCTCACTCGCGCGCCGCGCCGAACTCATCGCCATCGGGCGGAAGTTGTTCGCCGACACGTCCTACGACGCGCTCTCGATGGATGACATCGCACGCCAGGCGCATGTCGCCAAAGGGCTGATCTACTACTACTTCAAGTCCAAGCGCGGCTATTACCTCGCGATCGTCGAGGACTCGGTCGCGGACCTGATCTCCCGGGCGGCGAGCGGCCTCGAACTGCCCCCGGTCGAGCGGGTGCACCGCACCATCGACGGCTATCTGCGCTACGCCGAGCACAACCAGGCCGCGTACCGCACGATCATCACCGGCGGAGTCGGCTTCGACACCGACGTGCAGACCATCCGCGAGGGCGTGCGCGAGGTCATCGTCGAGACCATCGCCGAAGGGGCATACGGCAGACGCAAGATAGCGCCGCTGCCCCGTATGGCGCTGCTCGGCTGGCTCTACAGCGTCGAGGGCGCGACCCTCGACTGGATCGGCAACCCGGCCCTGTCGCGCGACACGGTCCGCGAGCTGCTGGTGAAGATGCTGGGCGGCGCGATGCGCGCGGTCGAGGAACTCGACCCCACCTACCGGGCCCCGCAGCCGG
- a CDS encoding SCO1431 family membrane protein, which yields MTASSATATRLRARTGGPKDDGPKILEHVAGWTFVVVLAMLVTQLGLL from the coding sequence ATGACCGCGAGCTCCGCCACCGCCACCCGACTCCGCGCCCGCACCGGCGGTCCCAAGGACGACGGCCCCAAGATCCTCGAACACGTCGCGGGCTGGACCTTCGTCGTGGTCCTCGCGATGCTCGTCACCCAGCTCGGCCTGCTGTGA